In Setaria italica strain Yugu1 chromosome IX, Setaria_italica_v2.0, whole genome shotgun sequence, the genomic stretch ACAATGTGCACATATTGGGTACCCTTCGCTCCCAACATAAAGTTACCAAAACCCAAAAAGGTGCTGCGGTTCTTTTACTTCCATGAGCAGAAAAATCAGGAACTACTCTTGAGATTCACCCCTTGATTTTGCCCTGTTCTCAAGATCTCTGATACGGTCACTTAGCTCAGAACTAGATTGCTCACTTAGCTCAGAACTAGATTGCTCACTTAGCTCAGAACTAGATTGATCACACTCCTTGTCTGCAATAGGAGAATCAACTCTAGGACTTGGCTTAGGACCGTCAACGAGGTTTAGGGCCTGCATTCGTGCAGGTGCTGGCTGAGATTCCAAGGGAGGAAGATCTAAGCACATTCTTACAGCCGGATTCCGGATAACTGAGAAATGTGAAATAATTTTTATCAGTTAAGGAATAGCCAGACATCACAAACCATCGATAGTAGACCTCAACGTTGCAAGTGACATACCAACACCATATACAAGCGAGAACATGTTTGATGTGACCCAATAAAAGAAAAATGCCTGTCAAAGAAGTGGAAGATTAATATACGGAATACGGAGTTATAGTTCCAAGTAATCAAACGCTGGGCGTATTTGGGATGAGAATGAATGTTCAAATTTGATTCTCCTCAGCATAagtatagatttttttttggaagtacGAATAAGCAGCATAGAAACCCTCCCCCTTACAACCACTCTTTTCATTCAGTGCAGCATATTTTGAAACTATTTGGGGGTAAAAAAACAGTTCGTAGCTTCTAGAGCAGTAGCTAAAACCTAAATCGCTGCTCCAAAATTCCCAGTCAAGATCTGCTATGGCCAGTTTCAGAAACCAGACTGAGTGTGTCCAAAAATGGGCTATGGCCAAGCCGCCGATCGTTCATCTAGTGTTTGGGAATTGGGAGTGGGTAACCAGAATGAGAAGTTCTCCTTAATCAAATACTTTTTAGCCCTAGATAATTTCTTAGAAAGTGATTTCAGATTCTGTATCTTCTGAAATTGTAAATGAAGCAAAAATAACCCCAATCCATACTTAAAAACCTGAGAACCTCATAGTTACGTACCTTTGGAAAGCCTAGTGTAAGTGGAACAAACATAACACCAAAAAATCTGGAGACCTTTTTCATTGTTTCCGCCATAGGATTTCCTTCCATACCATCTTGCATATTGAGCTGAAATAAAAACATTATTATCTTTAGAACAAAATAACAAGACACCTGAATTAGAGTGGCCAAAATGCAAACCTCTACTGTAGCCAAAAAGGTCAGTGATGTTAACACTGGGAGGATGATAAATTCATCAGGCGTTGTCAAATCAGTAAACCAATATGCACCACCTCCTTTGAGAGAAGGGACTTTCTCAACCATGTTTGATATCTACAATTGGGAAAGAGAACATAAGATGTAGGAAGTAAAAACTAAGGAAAATGCTATTGCTACATGATAATATATAATTCGGTGACAATGGAATAGCTGATTATTACTTTGGATGTAACAATGAAAAGGTGTAAACTTACAGCAAAGAAAAAGCTCATGAATATAGGCCCCTGTATGAATAGACCCTTCAATGGTGTCAATGGAGTCACATCATGTCTGAAGCAAGACAGTAATGAAACAATTATTAGTAATATCTCTTGTACAATTTATATATGATGAGGAAGGAAATACGAATCGCAAAAGCTAATCAAAAGGGCAGTCAAGTCAGTTAAGATGACCAATGATTTAGGATGAGGGAGGTTTTTTTCATATTGTGTGCAGAGAGGATAGCATGAGTGAACACAATATCCAAAAGGGCTTTTGTAGGGCTAGTCAATTAAGGGAGTAAAGTTAAGTTCAAGGGTTGCAGGCCTGGTAAAATGATGAATTTGTAACATTGGTACACAAAATATTTGGAACCACATGGAGAAATGAAACAAGAAAATATCTTGTGGTTTTGAAATTAAATAAAAAGTCAGATATAGAAAACTGCATACTTAAGGAATAGCTCGCCCAATTTCTGCTTCCCCACTTCCATTGACCTTGGATCAGTTGACTATAAGGCATAAATAGTAAATTAGTATATCATTACTAGAGTACCAAGTAAATGCTAAAAACAATATCATATAAACTGCAAGGTGAACTGAACAAACTAAGCACACTTACATTCCGCATCTCTTCATTGATGGCTTCAATTTCTGGTCTCATCTCCTGCATCATATATAATAGTTGAATTCCATTTAGATGTATGATgcgctgattttttttaaaaaaaaacatatcataAGGAATACATTGCAGAAGGAGCATCCAACATTTTCTCTTTGAGAGCTGAAGGAGCTCATGAATTTCAGAATTTTGAGTGCAACAGAATGACTTCCTACGATTTATGCCACTTAAAAAATCCATTGCATGATATGATTGTTTCTTATTAATGCCTTCGACTACAAGTTTACAACCACAACTGGATGTCATACATGGTAATGTGAAGGTTGAAAGCCAAGAATCGGATCTCCTTTGATCCTATATGGCCAATCTCTGATGCTACATAGTTCATATGTTTATAAATACATTCCTATTCATGATTCAAGATTTCAAGAACCAAACATCATATTCTGGCTATTTTCGGCTAGAGATTGTAGGATGCAAGAACATTGAGCCATAGCCAAAGCAAGATGCCTTTAAAGTTGCATGCTGCTGTTCAGGGTTGGGTACTAAAAATTTGAACCATACAAAAACATAGGC encodes the following:
- the LOC101770553 gene encoding mitochondrial inner membrane protein OXA1-like — its product is MAFSARRRLATSLSHHFSRRLHPSISHLIPPHHDRSESSSSSSAAPPPPQSQPAPPFPSALLRPSRSRALTSLPLPFALHLAAHRNFSTTSSSSTPDIDVAADVLSDAASSVPVSELLSDEVASAAASIPVPPAPYAGEVAAAAAESFPPVAALQHLLDAVQSFTGLNWWVTIALTTVLIRSLTVPLLINQMKSTIKLNEMRPEIEAINEEMRNSTDPRSMEVGKQKLGELFLKHDVTPLTPLKGLFIQGPIFMSFFFAISNMVEKVPSLKGGGAYWFTDLTTPDEFIILPVLTSLTFLATVELNMQDGMEGNPMAETMKKVSRFFGVMFVPLTLGFPKAFFFYWVTSNMFSLVYGVVIRNPAVRMCLDLPPLESQPAPARMQALNLVDGPKPSPRVDSPIADKECDQSSSELSEQSSSELSEQSSSELSDRIRDLENRAKSRGESQE